Proteins from a single region of Desulfuromonas acetoxidans DSM 684:
- a CDS encoding inorganic phosphate transporter: MGTEFFMVGVGILIIIAIIDIVVGVSNDAVNFLNSSIGSGVATRRTIMIIASLGIIAGVTFSSGMMEVARKGIFHPEFFTMPELLTVFLAVMITDIILLDLFNTYGMPTSTTVSIVFELLGAAVVVSLLKIISAGDGLSTIANYINSAKAFTIIMGILLSVAVSFVCGAVAQFFTRLLFTFDYRQRIKRYGALWGGLALTSITYFILVKGAKGASFMTAENISWIKGNTLLLIGIIFVSSAVILQILQLMKVNILKPIVLIGTFALAMAFAANDLVNFIGVPLAGLHAFKSAIATADPLTVTMGALDKKVHSETLYLLIAGIIMVLTIWISRKSRSVSETEISLSQQDEGAERFESIGLSRAIVRLVLHIFDTAKLVVPKPVRHLVSRRLDPTAAPLPTEGGTTASFDLLRASVNLMMASAVISYATSNKLPLSTTYVTFMVAMGSSFADQAWGRESAVYRITGVLTVIGGWFMTAVIAFTCAATFATVIFYGQALGVIVLILLAAGLIYNAHCKHRVMSGEAEKEKIFNLKSVEEPLTAIETTFEHMGLLLDEIRTSLDSTLEALFRENPDQLRVQRKRVKKIQRWSNVISANVFKAMRVLSQTGLAVSNKYPQTIRRMQKLSDGQRDIVLRSYRHVGNHHKGLLPVQIEELQQVRELLNEILTEVEETFHRRRTADLDSLRRKDEQLRTLAAMLDEKQALRIHDNSSKTRLSILYYAIVGNAMMLSKQNLELLEIFEQSFGEID, encoded by the coding sequence ATGGGAACTGAATTCTTTATGGTCGGGGTTGGAATCCTGATCATCATTGCCATCATCGACATTGTCGTCGGCGTCAGCAATGATGCGGTGAACTTCCTCAATTCCTCCATTGGCTCCGGTGTCGCCACCCGCCGCACCATCATGATCATCGCCAGTCTCGGCATCATCGCAGGCGTCACCTTTTCCAGCGGCATGATGGAGGTGGCCCGTAAAGGAATTTTCCACCCGGAATTCTTTACCATGCCGGAACTGCTGACCGTATTTCTCGCGGTCATGATCACCGATATTATCCTGCTTGACCTGTTCAATACCTACGGCATGCCGACATCGACCACCGTTTCTATTGTGTTCGAACTTCTCGGTGCGGCCGTTGTCGTCTCGCTGCTCAAAATCATCTCCGCCGGAGATGGCCTGTCGACCATTGCCAATTACATCAACTCGGCCAAAGCGTTTACCATTATCATGGGTATTCTGCTTTCCGTGGCCGTATCGTTTGTCTGTGGTGCCGTTGCCCAGTTTTTCACCCGATTGTTATTCACCTTTGACTACCGCCAACGCATTAAACGTTACGGTGCTCTGTGGGGTGGACTGGCACTGACCTCGATCACCTATTTCATCCTGGTGAAGGGCGCCAAAGGCGCTTCGTTCATGACGGCGGAAAACATCAGTTGGATCAAAGGCAACACCCTGCTCCTGATCGGCATTATCTTTGTTTCCTCCGCTGTGATTCTGCAAATTCTCCAACTGATGAAGGTCAACATTCTCAAACCGATTGTTCTCATCGGCACCTTTGCTCTGGCCATGGCCTTTGCCGCCAATGACCTGGTCAACTTCATCGGCGTTCCACTGGCCGGCCTGCATGCGTTTAAGTCGGCCATCGCCACGGCCGATCCGCTCACTGTCACCATGGGTGCCCTGGACAAAAAAGTGCACTCGGAAACGCTTTACCTGCTCATCGCCGGCATTATCATGGTTCTGACCATCTGGATATCACGCAAATCCCGCAGTGTCTCCGAGACCGAAATCAGCCTCAGCCAGCAGGATGAAGGGGCGGAACGTTTTGAATCCATTGGTCTGTCACGTGCCATTGTCCGCCTGGTTCTGCATATCTTTGATACCGCCAAACTGGTGGTTCCCAAACCGGTCCGTCATCTGGTCAGCCGCCGACTCGACCCCACTGCCGCACCGCTGCCCACGGAAGGAGGCACCACCGCATCCTTTGACCTGCTGCGCGCTTCGGTCAACCTGATGATGGCCAGTGCGGTGATCTCCTACGCCACGTCCAACAAGCTGCCACTGTCCACCACCTATGTGACCTTCATGGTCGCCATGGGCAGTTCGTTTGCAGACCAGGCCTGGGGCCGTGAAAGCGCCGTCTATCGCATCACCGGTGTTCTCACGGTTATCGGCGGCTGGTTTATGACGGCTGTGATCGCTTTTACCTGTGCCGCCACTTTTGCCACCGTTATCTTCTACGGTCAGGCACTCGGTGTCATTGTGCTGATTTTGCTCGCCGCCGGCCTGATCTACAATGCCCATTGCAAACATCGCGTTATGTCCGGCGAAGCGGAAAAAGAGAAAATTTTCAACCTCAAGTCCGTTGAAGAACCACTAACAGCCATTGAGACAACCTTTGAACACATGGGCCTGTTACTCGACGAGATCCGCACCTCACTGGACAGCACCCTTGAAGCTCTGTTTCGTGAGAACCCGGATCAGTTGCGCGTACAGCGCAAGCGGGTGAAAAAGATTCAGCGCTGGTCCAATGTCATCAGCGCCAATGTTTTCAAAGCCATGCGCGTGCTCAGCCAAACGGGACTGGCGGTTTCCAACAAGTACCCTCAGACCATCCGCCGCATGCAGAAACTCTCCGACGGCCAGCGTGATATTGTTCTGCGCTCTTATCGTCATGTCGGCAACCATCACAAAGGCTTGCTGCCGGTACAGATTGAGGAGCTGCAGCAAGTGCGCGAACTGCTCAACGAAATCCTCACGGAAGTGGAAGAAACATTCCACCGCCGTCGCACCGCCGACCTCGACAGTCTGCGCCGAAAAGATGAACAACTGCGCACCCTGGCCGCCATGCTTGACGAAAAGCAGGCACTGCGCATTCACGACAATTCGTCGAAAACGCGTTTGAGTATCCTTTACTATGCCATCGTCGGTAATGCGATGATGCTGTCGAAACAAAACCTTGAATTGCTGGAAATTTTCGAGCAATCGTTCGGTGAAATTGATTAA
- the hcp gene encoding hydroxylamine reductase — MFCYQCEQAANGGCSKIGVCGKQPEVAALQDLLVYALKGIAFWADKARANDKKDAEIDRFMIDGLFATVTNVDFDAAAIEKLIRQAAALKDKAAALAGPIAVDIPQAAQWQPAATQGELILQGVQHGVKDPALDADVHSTQQILIYGMKGYAAYAHHALVIGLEEDEIYAFTHRALAATLDTSLGLMDYVNLCMECGRINLVTMQLLDKANTDSYGHPVPTPVNLGTKAGKAILVSGHDLRMLEELLKQTEGKGINIYTHGEMLPAHGYPELKKYNHLAGNFGGAWQDQAKEFANFPGAIIFNTNCIQKPAESYKDRLFTWGLVEWPDVPHIDGWDFSAVIDKAQDCEGFNDAPGKEILVGFGHNAVMSVADKVIEAVKAGDIRHFFLVGGCDGAKTGRNYYTEFAEKVPEDCVILTLACGKYRFNKLDFGDIGGIPRLLDIGQCNDAYSAIQIAVALAGAFDCDVNELPLSMILSWYEQKAVAILLTLLHLGIKNIKLGPTLPAFITPNVLNFLVENFNIGPITTAEQDLEQILG; from the coding sequence CGCCAACGATAAAAAAGATGCGGAGATCGACCGTTTTATGATCGATGGCCTGTTTGCCACGGTGACCAATGTCGACTTTGATGCTGCAGCCATTGAAAAACTGATCCGCCAGGCGGCGGCATTGAAAGACAAGGCTGCTGCTCTGGCCGGACCAATTGCCGTTGACATTCCTCAGGCCGCGCAATGGCAGCCTGCGGCAACCCAAGGCGAACTGATTCTCCAAGGCGTTCAGCATGGCGTCAAAGATCCGGCCCTTGATGCCGATGTGCATTCTACGCAACAGATTCTTATTTACGGCATGAAAGGCTATGCCGCCTATGCGCATCACGCGCTGGTGATCGGCCTGGAAGAGGACGAGATCTACGCCTTTACCCATCGTGCTCTGGCCGCCACCCTCGACACCTCGCTGGGCTTGATGGATTACGTCAACCTGTGCATGGAATGTGGCCGTATCAATCTGGTGACCATGCAACTGCTCGATAAAGCCAATACCGACAGCTATGGTCATCCGGTGCCGACGCCGGTTAATCTCGGCACCAAGGCGGGCAAAGCGATTCTGGTGTCCGGTCACGACCTGCGCATGCTCGAAGAGCTGCTCAAGCAAACCGAAGGTAAAGGGATCAACATTTATACCCACGGTGAAATGCTCCCAGCACACGGTTATCCGGAACTGAAGAAATACAATCACCTGGCAGGCAACTTCGGTGGTGCATGGCAGGACCAGGCCAAGGAGTTTGCCAACTTCCCCGGCGCGATCATTTTCAATACAAACTGCATCCAGAAACCGGCTGAATCCTACAAAGATCGCCTGTTTACATGGGGTCTGGTGGAATGGCCCGACGTGCCGCACATTGATGGCTGGGATTTTTCCGCCGTAATCGACAAAGCTCAGGATTGCGAAGGCTTTAACGACGCTCCCGGCAAAGAGATTCTGGTCGGCTTCGGTCACAATGCGGTGATGAGTGTGGCAGATAAGGTGATTGAAGCGGTTAAGGCGGGCGATATTCGCCACTTCTTCCTCGTCGGTGGCTGCGATGGTGCCAAAACCGGACGCAACTATTACACTGAATTCGCTGAAAAGGTGCCGGAAGACTGCGTCATCCTGACTCTGGCCTGCGGCAAGTACCGCTTCAACAAACTTGACTTTGGTGACATCGGCGGCATTCCGCGTTTGCTCGATATCGGTCAATGCAACGATGCCTACAGCGCCATTCAGATTGCCGTGGCCCTAGCCGGGGCCTTTGACTGCGACGTCAACGAGCTGCCGCTGTCGATGATCCTGTCGTGGTACGAGCAGAAAGCCGTCGCCATTCTGCTGACGCTGCTCCACCTCGGCATTAAAAACATTAAGCTCGGTCCAACACTGCCGGCGTTCATTACTCCGAATGTGCTCAACTTTTTGGTTGAGAACTTCAACATCGGTCCGATCACCACAGCCGAACAAGATCTGGAGCAGATCCTCGGATAA